In Xenorhabdus poinarii G6, the following are encoded in one genomic region:
- the dapD gene encoding 2,3,4,5-tetrahydropyridine-2,6-dicarboxylate N-succinyltransferase: MLQLQTTIENAFENRANITPTTVDDATRDAINQVIQMLDSGKLRVAEKIDGQWVMHQWLKKAVLLSFRINDNQVIDGAESRYFDKVPMKFADYDQARFEKEGFRVVPPAAVRQGAFIARNTVLMPSYVNLGAYVDEGTMVDTWATVGSCAQIGKNVHLSGGVGIGGVLEPLQANPTIIEDNCFIGARSEIVEGVIVEEGAVISMGVYIGQSTKIYDRETGEIHYGRVPAGSVVVSGNLPSKDGRYSLYCAVIVKKVDAKTRGKVGINELLRNID; encoded by the coding sequence ATGCTGCAATTACAAACCACGATCGAAAATGCATTCGAAAACCGCGCCAACATCACCCCCACAACGGTGGATGACGCAACCCGCGATGCCATTAATCAGGTTATCCAAATGCTGGACAGCGGTAAACTGCGTGTCGCCGAAAAAATTGACGGACAATGGGTAATGCATCAATGGCTGAAAAAAGCGGTACTGCTTTCCTTCCGTATTAATGACAATCAAGTGATAGACGGTGCTGAAAGTCGCTATTTCGACAAAGTCCCGATGAAATTTGCTGATTATGATCAGGCTCGTTTCGAAAAAGAAGGATTCCGTGTCGTACCGCCAGCGGCAGTCCGCCAAGGGGCATTTATCGCTCGCAATACCGTCTTGATGCCCTCTTACGTCAATCTCGGTGCTTACGTGGATGAAGGCACGATGGTAGATACTTGGGCAACAGTCGGTTCCTGTGCTCAAATCGGTAAAAATGTTCATTTATCCGGTGGTGTTGGCATCGGTGGGGTTCTGGAGCCATTACAGGCCAACCCAACCATCATTGAAGACAACTGTTTTATCGGCGCCCGTTCTGAAATTGTAGAAGGTGTTATCGTAGAAGAAGGCGCTGTGATCTCCATGGGCGTTTACATCGGCCAGAGCACCAAAATCTATGATCGTGAAACAGGCGAAATCCATTATGGCCGTGTCCCTGCGGGTTCTGTCGTAGTATCCGGTAATCTTCCCTCAAAAGATGGCCGTTACAGTCTGTACTGCGCGGTTATTGTGAAAAAAGTTGATGCCAAGACCCGTGGTAAAGTGGGTATTAATGAACTCTTGAGAAATATCGACTAA
- a CDS encoding ATP-binding cassette domain-containing protein encodes MNLNQFKSIEVINISYGLTGATVNHEMISDITFSIIPGEITLITGPEELTNRTILSIASGMLQPDQGDVFINNNKLKLMNEVELGRFHNENSGFIFQDFNLFDELTLLDNLLLSTSYGLLLSREQAEKIAQKSLDIVKLGDKSRYYPGELSGNEKQLAAMAKAIVRRPEYLFADDPTRHLDHQAFQTCMNIFKFIAHEQKGTVVIASQDNRLIKHADSVITLARGKAVKTYESVMEQRVLVQ; translated from the coding sequence ATGAACTTAAATCAATTTAAATCGATTGAAGTTATCAATATTTCATATGGTTTAACTGGTGCTACAGTTAATCATGAAATGATTTCAGATATCACATTTTCTATTATACCAGGTGAAATTACTTTGATAACAGGGCCGGAGGAATTGACTAACCGTACAATACTGTCGATTGCATCGGGGATGTTACAACCAGATCAAGGAGATGTCTTCATTAATAATAACAAGTTAAAACTAATGAATGAGGTAGAATTAGGCAGGTTTCACAATGAAAACAGTGGGTTTATTTTCCAGGATTTCAACTTGTTTGATGAACTGACACTATTAGATAACTTGTTATTATCAACGTCTTATGGCTTATTACTTTCTCGTGAGCAAGCAGAAAAAATCGCCCAAAAATCGTTGGATATTGTGAAATTAGGCGATAAAAGTCGCTATTATCCAGGGGAACTGTCTGGAAATGAGAAACAACTGGCTGCGATGGCAAAAGCGATCGTCAGGAGACCTGAATATTTATTTGCAGATGATCCAACCCGCCATTTAGATCATCAGGCATTTCAGACATGCATGAATATTTTTAAATTTATTGCCCACGAACAAAAAGGCACGGTTGTCATTGCCTCTCAGGATAATCGTCTGATAAAACATGCAGATAGTGTTATCACGTTGGCAAGGGGAAAAGCCGTTAAAACGTATGAATCCGTGATGGAACAACGCGTTTTAGTGCAGTAA
- the nadR gene encoding multifunctional transcriptional regulator/nicotinamide-nucleotide adenylyltransferase/ribosylnicotinamide kinase NadR, producing MGQFGYLKEAIKQASYTLQQVADASGMTKGYLSQLINNKIKSPSAQKLSALHQYLGLAYPMTKKTIGVVFGKFYPLHTGHIYLIQRASSQVDELHVILCYDEVRDHELFINSSMCQQPTVSDRLRWLLQTFKYQKNIQIHAFDEQGMEPYPNGWQAWSQSVKSFLAAKNIHPQSIYSSESQDVSRYKEHFGIETVLIDPQRSFMNISGSQIRQAPFRYWEYIPTEVKPFFVRTVAILGGESSGKSTLVNKLANMFNTTSAWEYGREYVFSHLGGNEMALQYSDYDKIALGHAQYIDFSVKYANKVAFIDTDFVTTQAFCKRYEGKEHPFVQAMIDEYHFDLVILLDNNTPWIADGLRSLGSEQDRKEFQHLLESMLNKNNIAYVCVNSPDYDQRFLHCVELVQQMLMA from the coding sequence ATGGGACAATTTGGCTATTTGAAAGAGGCAATCAAACAGGCAAGTTACACGTTACAGCAAGTTGCTGATGCCAGCGGAATGACCAAAGGTTATTTAAGTCAACTGATTAACAACAAAATAAAAAGTCCGAGTGCACAGAAACTGTCTGCGCTTCATCAGTATCTGGGATTGGCCTATCCCATGACAAAGAAAACAATCGGCGTCGTGTTTGGTAAATTTTACCCCTTACATACTGGACATATTTATTTAATTCAACGGGCATCCAGTCAGGTTGATGAGCTACATGTTATTCTTTGTTATGATGAAGTGCGTGATCATGAGTTATTCATTAACAGCTCGATGTGCCAGCAACCTACGGTCAGTGACCGCCTGAGATGGTTGCTGCAAACATTTAAGTATCAGAAAAATATACAAATTCATGCATTCGATGAACAAGGCATGGAACCCTACCCGAATGGCTGGCAGGCCTGGAGTCAAAGCGTTAAGTCGTTTCTGGCAGCAAAAAACATTCATCCTCAATCTATCTACTCCAGCGAATCGCAGGATGTGTCTCGTTATAAAGAACATTTCGGTATCGAAACCGTGCTTATCGACCCGCAGCGCTCATTTATGAATATTAGTGGCAGCCAAATCCGCCAGGCGCCTTTCCGTTATTGGGAATATATCCCGACAGAAGTAAAGCCATTTTTTGTGCGTACCGTGGCTATTCTTGGCGGTGAATCAAGCGGAAAATCGACATTAGTCAACAAATTAGCCAACATGTTCAATACAACCAGCGCATGGGAATATGGACGTGAGTACGTATTCTCCCATCTGGGGGGCAATGAAATGGCGCTGCAATATTCCGATTACGATAAGATCGCATTAGGTCATGCTCAATATATTGATTTTTCAGTTAAATACGCGAATAAAGTTGCATTTATTGATACTGATTTCGTCACAACACAGGCATTTTGCAAACGTTACGAAGGGAAAGAACATCCTTTCGTTCAAGCCATGATTGATGAGTATCACTTTGATTTAGTGATTCTTTTAGACAACAACACGCCGTGGATTGCCGATGGTTTAAGAAGTTTAGGCAGTGAACAGGATCGTAAAGAATTTCAACACTTACTTGAAAGTATGCTGAATAAAAATAATATTGCTTATGTGTGTGTCAACTCACCCGATTACGATCAACGCTTCCTCCACTGTGTGGAACTGGTTCAACAAATGTTAATGGCATGA
- the radA gene encoding DNA repair protein RadA, which produces MAKAAKRAFVCNECGADYPRWQGQCTACHAWNTITEVRLAAASSTRHDRFSGYAGETGISKVQKLADISLEELPRFSTGFKEFDRVLGGGVVPGSAILIGGNPGAGKSTLLLQTMCQLSAQMKTLYVTGEESLQQVAMRAHRLGLPTDQLNMLSETSIEQICLIAEQEQPKLMVIDSIQVMHMADIQSSPGSVAQVRETAAYLTRFAKTRGVAIIMVGHVTKDGSLAGPKVLEHCIDCSVMLDGEADSRFRTLRSHKNRFGAVNELGVFAMTEQGLREVNNPSAIFLSRGDEITSGSSVMIVWEGTRPLLVEIQALVDHSMMSNPRRVAVGLEQNRLAILLAVLHRHGGLQMADQDVFVNVVGGVKVTETSADLALLLSLVSSFRDRPLPRDLVVFGEVGLAGEIRPVPSGQERISEAAKHGFKRAIVPHANMPKKSLPDMKVFGVKKLADALSVLDDLD; this is translated from the coding sequence GTGGCAAAAGCAGCAAAACGGGCGTTTGTCTGTAACGAGTGTGGCGCGGATTACCCCCGTTGGCAGGGGCAATGTACTGCATGTCACGCATGGAATACCATCACAGAAGTGCGTTTGGCCGCCGCTTCATCAACCCGTCATGATCGTTTCAGTGGTTATGCCGGGGAGACGGGGATCAGCAAAGTACAGAAACTCGCTGATATCAGCCTGGAAGAGCTGCCACGTTTTTCCACCGGGTTCAAAGAGTTTGACCGTGTTCTCGGCGGTGGAGTGGTTCCCGGCAGTGCGATTCTGATTGGCGGTAACCCTGGAGCAGGGAAAAGTACCCTGCTTTTACAAACCATGTGTCAATTATCCGCTCAGATGAAAACCCTGTATGTGACCGGGGAAGAATCCTTGCAACAAGTGGCGATGCGGGCACATCGACTGGGTTTACCGACAGATCAGTTGAACATGCTGTCGGAAACCAGCATTGAACAAATTTGTCTGATTGCAGAACAAGAGCAGCCTAAGCTGATGGTGATTGATTCAATTCAGGTCATGCATATGGCTGATATCCAATCGTCACCAGGCAGTGTTGCTCAGGTAAGAGAGACCGCCGCCTATCTGACTCGGTTTGCCAAAACCCGTGGCGTTGCCATTATCATGGTGGGTCATGTGACAAAAGATGGCTCTCTGGCTGGCCCGAAAGTGCTTGAACACTGTATAGACTGTTCCGTTATGCTTGATGGCGAAGCGGATTCCCGTTTCCGTACTTTGCGCAGTCATAAAAACCGCTTCGGGGCGGTTAATGAGTTAGGCGTATTTGCCATGACCGAACAGGGATTAAGAGAGGTAAATAACCCTTCCGCTATTTTTCTGAGTCGTGGTGATGAAATTACCTCAGGCAGTTCAGTCATGATTGTCTGGGAAGGGACTCGTCCGTTACTGGTTGAAATCCAGGCATTGGTCGATCACTCCATGATGTCAAACCCACGTCGCGTCGCCGTGGGGCTTGAACAAAATCGGCTGGCTATCCTGCTTGCCGTTCTGCACCGACATGGCGGTTTGCAGATGGCTGACCAGGATGTTTTTGTCAATGTTGTCGGTGGGGTAAAAGTCACAGAAACAAGTGCTGATCTGGCGTTATTACTCTCGTTAGTGTCCAGTTTCCGCGATCGGCCTTTGCCCCGTGATTTGGTGGTCTTTGGTGAAGTGGGATTAGCTGGTGAAATCCGGCCTGTTCCCAGTGGACAAGAACGTATTTCGGAAGCCGCCAAACACGGTTTTAAACGGGCAATTGTTCCTCATGCTAACATGCCGAAAAAATCACTGCCCGATATGAAGGTATTTGGCGTCAAAAAATTGGCCGACGCTTTATCTGTTCTGGATGATTTGGATTAA
- the serB gene encoding phosphoserine phosphatase: MSNNLAYRYLPDEIHKWPGLPLSLSGDEVMPLDYRAGDSGWLLYGRGLDKQRISDFQHQLGVAIVVVSAWRIDDYQVVRIAGSLSPRIKRLADECRLDVVPLGQIPRLRSPGLLVMDMDSTAIQIECIDEIARLAGVGDKVAKITERAMQGELDFSESLRERVAQLAGADESILQQVMETLPLMPGLTSLVRKLQSLDWHVAIASGGFTFFADNLRQQLRLFAAVANQLEVKDGKLTGKVKGPIVDAKYKATTLIRLAKALDIPLSQTVAIGDGANDLKMIRKAGLGIAYHAKPKVYAQAKVAIRHADLMGVLCVLSGGLKHEER; the protein is encoded by the coding sequence ATGTCGAATAATCTGGCCTATCGCTACTTACCGGATGAGATCCATAAATGGCCTGGCTTACCTTTGTCCCTTAGCGGTGATGAAGTCATGCCACTGGATTACAGAGCAGGGGATAGTGGCTGGTTGCTGTATGGCCGTGGTTTGGATAAACAGCGTATCAGTGATTTTCAGCACCAGTTGGGGGTGGCTATTGTCGTGGTCTCTGCCTGGCGGATTGATGATTATCAGGTTGTCCGCATTGCCGGTAGCCTTTCTCCCCGTATTAAACGACTGGCTGATGAGTGCCGTTTGGATGTTGTGCCATTGGGACAAATTCCACGTCTGCGCTCACCCGGTCTATTGGTAATGGATATGGATTCTACGGCGATCCAGATTGAGTGTATTGATGAAATTGCCCGCCTGGCCGGAGTGGGGGATAAAGTAGCGAAAATTACCGAGCGAGCGATGCAGGGGGAACTGGATTTTTCAGAAAGTCTGCGTGAGCGGGTGGCTCAGTTGGCTGGCGCGGATGAATCCATCTTACAGCAAGTGATGGAAACGCTTCCTTTGATGCCGGGGCTGACCAGCCTGGTTCGCAAGTTACAATCCTTAGATTGGCATGTTGCGATTGCTTCCGGGGGGTTCACTTTCTTTGCCGATAATCTCCGCCAGCAACTCCGGCTTTTCGCCGCGGTTGCTAACCAATTGGAGGTAAAAGACGGCAAGCTGACGGGTAAGGTGAAGGGGCCGATCGTCGATGCAAAATATAAGGCCACTACGTTAATCAGGTTGGCAAAAGCCCTGGATATTCCGCTGAGTCAGACGGTTGCCATTGGCGACGGTGCTAATGATTTGAAAATGATCCGCAAGGCAGGATTGGGGATCGCCTACCATGCCAAACCCAAAGTGTATGCTCAGGCCAAAGTCGCTATCCGCCATGCAGATTTGATGGGCGTGTTATGTGTACTGAGTGGTGGATTGAAACACGAAGAACGTTAA
- a CDS encoding YtjB family periplasmic protein, giving the protein MIKTKRKLRLHKTAIILICIALLVLLMQGVSYFSRSQQLAQMDQFEELAKTLAKQVAFSLSDDMGNDGQDINNKKIVASLDYLTSYSRILDASVYLEDGTQIAQSGEQVTVRERLSLKGEKSSGYFNQQIVVPIQGKEHPKGFLRLTLDTHRLATEAKQVDNTTNLLRIMLLLSLAIGFILAHTLLKLSPSGWQQSPYLLTANTRHPGAKSSKDKPSNKETDEDDHS; this is encoded by the coding sequence ATGATTAAAACCAAGCGAAAACTCAGGCTACACAAGACGGCGATCATATTAATCTGTATCGCTCTGTTAGTGCTGCTGATGCAGGGTGTTTCCTATTTCAGCCGTTCTCAACAATTAGCTCAGATGGATCAGTTTGAAGAACTGGCGAAAACCCTGGCAAAACAAGTCGCATTCAGCCTGTCTGATGATATGGGCAATGATGGACAAGATATTAATAATAAAAAGATTGTAGCTAGTTTAGATTATTTAACGAGTTATAGTCGCATTTTGGATGCCTCTGTTTATCTGGAAGATGGCACACAGATAGCACAAAGTGGGGAACAGGTGACTGTCAGGGAACGGCTATCACTGAAAGGTGAAAAATCCAGTGGTTATTTTAATCAGCAAATCGTCGTACCGATTCAGGGAAAAGAACACCCAAAAGGGTTTCTGCGCTTAACACTGGATACCCATCGATTGGCAACTGAGGCCAAACAAGTCGATAATACGACGAACTTATTGCGGATCATGTTACTGCTCTCTTTAGCGATTGGGTTTATTCTGGCTCATACCTTACTGAAACTGTCCCCTAGTGGTTGGCAACAGTCTCCTTATCTGCTGACGGCCAATACTCGGCATCCTGGTGCCAAATCGTCTAAGGATAAGCCTTCTAACAAGGAAACAGATGAGGATGATCATTCCTAA
- the dkgA gene encoding 2,5-didehydrogluconate reductase DkgA, whose translation MSLQTIIKLVDENLMPQLGLGVWKASNEQVVKSIHTALEVGYRSIDTAAVFHNEEGVGTALKETDIPREDIFITTKLWNDRHLDASAALQESLDKLQLDYVDLYLIQWPVPEQNHYVEAWRQLIKLKEAGLTRSIGVCNFHIEHLQKLIRETGVTPVINQIELHPLLQQRQLHSWNATHHITTESWSPLSRGGKGVFNSRLVERLALKYGKTPAQIVIRWHLDSGMIVIPKSVTPSRIKENFDVFDFRLEKEDLTAMAELDIGKRIGPNPDDYNQLSIANS comes from the coding sequence ATGAGTCTGCAAACAATTATTAAACTCGTTGATGAGAATCTCATGCCACAATTAGGGCTTGGTGTTTGGAAAGCGAGTAATGAGCAGGTGGTTAAGTCGATCCATACCGCGTTAGAAGTCGGTTATCGCTCCATTGATACGGCTGCGGTTTTTCATAACGAAGAGGGGGTGGGAACAGCCTTGAAAGAAACGGATATTCCACGCGAAGACATTTTCATCACGACCAAACTTTGGAATGATCGTCATTTGGATGCCAGTGCAGCATTACAAGAAAGTTTGGACAAGCTACAGTTAGATTATGTTGATCTCTATCTGATTCAATGGCCAGTCCCTGAACAAAACCATTATGTTGAAGCATGGAGGCAGTTGATTAAGCTGAAAGAAGCGGGGCTGACGCGTAGTATTGGGGTATGTAATTTTCACATTGAGCATTTGCAAAAACTGATACGGGAAACGGGCGTTACCCCCGTTATCAACCAAATTGAATTACATCCCTTGTTGCAACAGCGGCAACTTCACTCATGGAATGCGACCCATCATATTACAACCGAATCCTGGAGCCCGTTGTCACGAGGCGGGAAAGGTGTGTTTAATTCTCGCTTAGTTGAGCGTCTGGCTCTGAAATACGGTAAAACCCCAGCGCAAATTGTGATCCGCTGGCATCTTGATAGTGGAATGATTGTTATTCCTAAATCAGTCACCCCGTCCCGTATTAAAGAAAATTTTGATGTATTTGATTTCAGGCTTGAAAAAGAAGATCTGACAGCGATGGCAGAATTGGATATTGGGAAGCGGATTGGACCGAATCCCGATGATTACAATCAATTGAGTATAGCCAATAGTTAG
- a CDS encoding DedA family protein, with protein METLSEIVNALWHHDFNQLANPDIIWVIYGVLFITLVLENGLLPAAFLPGDTLLMLSGALIAKGVMSFVPTIALLTIAASLGCWLGYLQGRWLGHTHIVKNWMAQLPLSYRQRTNILFAKHGLSALLIGRFLAFVRTLLPTFAGISGLNNKRFQFFNWLSGFLWVMMIVGFGYILNQIPFVKAHEDLVMSILMILPVILLISGLSASLLMYWRYKKKTAKKH; from the coding sequence ATGGAAACGTTAAGCGAGATCGTGAATGCGCTCTGGCATCATGATTTTAACCAACTTGCCAATCCGGATATCATCTGGGTTATTTATGGCGTCCTTTTTATCACGCTCGTGTTGGAAAATGGACTGCTGCCCGCCGCCTTTTTACCCGGTGATACACTGCTGATGCTTTCCGGTGCCTTAATTGCCAAAGGGGTGATGAGTTTTGTTCCTACCATCGCGCTACTGACCATCGCAGCAAGCCTGGGGTGTTGGTTGGGTTATTTGCAAGGGAGGTGGCTTGGCCATACCCACATTGTTAAAAACTGGATGGCTCAGCTTCCCCTGAGTTACCGTCAACGCACAAATATTTTATTTGCCAAACATGGCTTGTCTGCCCTGCTTATCGGGCGCTTTCTGGCTTTTGTTCGTACTCTCCTGCCAACATTTGCCGGTATTTCTGGTCTAAATAATAAACGATTCCAATTTTTTAACTGGTTAAGTGGCTTCTTATGGGTCATGATGATCGTGGGATTTGGCTATATATTGAATCAAATCCCTTTTGTTAAAGCACATGAAGATCTGGTGATGAGCATTTTAATGATCTTGCCCGTTATTCTGTTGATTAGTGGGTTGTCTGCTTCTCTGCTGATGTATTGGCGTTATAAGAAAAAGACAGCAAAAAAGCATTAG
- the metC gene encoding cystathionine beta-lyase produces MTEKKLETLLVSAGRQKKFTQCAVNPLIQRTSSVIFDTVEDLKQALKNRTKGELFYGRRGTLTHFAFQAAMAELEGGAGCALYPSGAAAITHSILSFVETGDHVLMTGTVYEPTQEFCDHFLKKMGIAIDYFDPMIGENITLLIQPNTKVLFLESPGSLTMEVQDIPAIVRAVRQINPEIVIMIDNTWAVGVLFKALEFDIDISIQSATKYIIGHSDGMLGTAVANARCWDQLRERSYLLGQIADPDTVYMANRGLRTLAVRLKQHEENSIKIAHWLAQRPEVAEVYHPALPSCPGHRYFQRDFTGSCGLFSFTLNIQLTPQQLADYLDNLSHFRMAFSWGGFESLILGIQPETLQKLRRYNPPPKTGTLFRLHIGLENPQDLMDDLAAGFARLTHEVTSSVPSCYHPD; encoded by the coding sequence ATGACAGAAAAAAAACTAGAAACTTTATTGGTCAGTGCAGGGAGACAAAAAAAATTTACGCAATGTGCCGTTAATCCCCTGATTCAACGTACTTCATCGGTCATTTTCGATACCGTTGAAGATCTCAAGCAAGCGTTGAAGAACCGGACTAAAGGTGAATTATTTTATGGACGTCGTGGCACACTGACCCATTTTGCTTTTCAGGCGGCAATGGCGGAACTGGAAGGCGGAGCGGGCTGTGCCCTATATCCTTCCGGTGCCGCCGCTATTACTCATTCGATCCTGTCATTCGTGGAAACCGGGGATCATGTTTTAATGACAGGGACGGTTTATGAACCCACACAGGAATTTTGTGATCACTTTCTAAAAAAAATGGGGATCGCCATCGATTATTTTGATCCTATGATCGGGGAGAATATCACCTTATTGATCCAACCCAATACCAAAGTGCTCTTCCTTGAATCGCCCGGCTCACTGACAATGGAAGTACAGGATATCCCTGCTATTGTACGCGCGGTTCGGCAAATCAATCCTGAGATTGTGATCATGATTGATAATACCTGGGCGGTTGGCGTGTTGTTTAAGGCACTGGAATTCGACATCGATATTTCCATTCAATCGGCCACTAAATACATTATTGGTCATTCAGACGGCATGTTAGGCACCGCCGTCGCTAATGCTCGATGTTGGGATCAGCTCAGAGAAAGATCTTACTTGTTAGGCCAAATTGCCGATCCCGATACCGTGTACATGGCCAACCGCGGGCTGCGCACGTTAGCCGTTCGCTTAAAACAACACGAAGAAAACAGTATTAAAATTGCTCATTGGCTCGCACAGCGACCGGAAGTCGCGGAGGTCTACCATCCTGCTCTGCCTTCTTGCCCGGGACATCGGTATTTTCAGCGTGATTTCACGGGATCTTGCGGATTATTTTCTTTTACCTTGAATATCCAGCTTACGCCCCAACAGCTTGCTGATTATCTTGATAACCTGAGCCATTTTAGGATGGCCTTTTCGTGGGGGGGATTTGAATCACTGATTTTAGGCATTCAACCAGAAACGCTGCAAAAACTGCGCCGATATAACCCACCACCAAAAACCGGTACCTTATTCCGTCTCCATATTGGCCTGGAAAACCCACAGGATTTGATGGATGATTTGGCTGCGGGTTTTGCTCGTCTGACTCATGAGGTAACGTCAAGCGTACCGTCATGTTATCATCCTGATTGA
- the exbB gene encoding tonB-system energizer ExbB yields the protein MRNLTASILLALGLTSSAWAETTPTAPENQAAVQVAAPATSVATDTPSTTETQAIAADTTENVAVTETLSTDVVTPIQASSENPSSGFATDLSVWGMYQNADIVVKIVMVGLVIASVITWALFFSKGVELFTARRRLRKEQLALADVANLDTAITLAADFSNRSISRWLLNEAQSERALSADSLDKAGIKKRTAFRMERTVAAISRHMGRGNGYLATIGAISPFVGLFGTVWGIMNSFIGIAHSQTTNLAIVAPGIAEALLATALGLVAAIPAVVIYNVFARVIASYRGQIGDMAAQAILLLGRDLDLAESKAEKAEAR from the coding sequence ATGCGTAATTTGACAGCTTCTATTCTATTGGCACTCGGATTAACAAGTTCAGCGTGGGCAGAAACAACGCCAACCGCGCCAGAAAATCAGGCTGCTGTTCAGGTAGCCGCTCCGGCAACATCTGTCGCAACTGACACGCCATCAACCACAGAAACGCAAGCAATCGCGGCGGATACAACAGAAAACGTCGCGGTGACAGAAACGCTGTCCACTGACGTTGTGACACCCATTCAAGCATCTTCTGAAAACCCGTCCAGTGGCTTTGCAACGGATCTGTCTGTTTGGGGTATGTACCAAAATGCAGATATCGTCGTAAAAATTGTCATGGTGGGATTGGTGATCGCCTCTGTCATCACATGGGCACTGTTCTTCTCGAAAGGCGTTGAACTTTTCACCGCGCGTCGTCGCTTACGTAAAGAGCAATTGGCGTTAGCTGATGTTGCCAATCTGGATACGGCAATCACCCTTGCCGCAGACTTCAGCAATCGCAGTATCAGCCGTTGGTTGCTGAATGAAGCACAATCCGAACGTGCCTTGTCTGCTGACAGTCTTGATAAAGCAGGTATCAAAAAGCGAACCGCCTTCCGTATGGAGCGCACCGTCGCAGCAATCAGCCGCCATATGGGGCGTGGTAACGGTTATCTGGCGACCATTGGCGCAATTTCGCCGTTTGTGGGTCTGTTTGGTACAGTTTGGGGGATCATGAATAGCTTTATCGGCATCGCTCACTCACAAACCACCAACTTAGCTATTGTTGCTCCGGGGATTGCGGAAGCGCTGCTGGCGACCGCCCTGGGGCTGGTGGCTGCGATCCCGGCGGTTGTGATTTATAACGTCTTCGCCCGTGTTATTGCATCATACCGTGGTCAGATAGGCGATATGGCAGCTCAGGCAATCCTATTACTGGGACGTGATCTTGATCTGGCTGAAAGCAAAGCAGAAAAAGCAGAAGCAAGGTAA
- the exbD gene encoding TonB system transport protein ExbD, which produces MAIRLNEDLDDSGELHEINVTPFIDVMLVLLIIFMVAAPLATVDIKVDLPASSAKPQPRPEKPVFLTVKADKQLYVGEQPVDRDNLSLVLDQTTQSNKETTIFFQADKTVDYATLMSVMDALRKAGYLKVGLVGMEMVSAQ; this is translated from the coding sequence ATGGCAATACGTCTTAATGAAGATTTGGACGATAGCGGTGAATTGCATGAAATTAACGTCACGCCATTTATTGACGTGATGTTAGTGTTGCTGATTATTTTCATGGTCGCAGCGCCATTGGCCACAGTTGACATTAAAGTTGACTTGCCGGCATCGTCAGCTAAACCGCAACCAAGACCAGAAAAACCCGTCTTTTTGACGGTGAAAGCAGATAAACAGTTATACGTGGGAGAGCAGCCTGTTGATCGTGATAATCTGTCTCTGGTATTGGATCAGACCACACAATCCAACAAAGAAACGACAATTTTCTTCCAGGCAGATAAAACCGTGGATTATGCAACCCTGATGAGCGTCATGGATGCGTTACGCAAAGCGGGTTACCTCAAAGTGGGGTTAGTGGGAATGGAAATGGTTTCCGCTCAATAA